In the genome of Apodemus sylvaticus chromosome 2, mApoSyl1.1, whole genome shotgun sequence, one region contains:
- the Ntf3 gene encoding neurotrophin-3 — translation MVTSATILQVNKVMSILFYVIFLAYLRGIQGNNMDQRSLPEDSLNSLIIKLIQADILKNKLSKQMVDVKENYQSTLPKAETPREPEQGEAARSEFQPMIATDTELLRQQRRYNSPRVLLSDSTPLEPPPLYLMEDYVGNPVVTNRTSPRRKRYAEHKSHRGEYSVCDSESLWVTDKSSAIDIRGHQVTVLGEIKTGNSPVKQYFYETRCKEARPVKNGCRGIDDKHWNSQCKTSQTYVRALTSENNKLVGWRWIRIDTSCVCALSRKIGRT, via the coding sequence aTCTTACAGGTGAACAAGGTGATGTCCATCTTGTTTTATGTGATATTTCTTGCTTATCTCCGTGGCATCCAAGGGAACAACATGGATCAAAGGAGTTTGCCAGAAGACTCTCTCAATTCCCTCATTATCAAGTTGATCCAGGCGGATATCTTGAAAAACAAGCTTTCCAAGCAGATGGTGGATGTTAAGGAAAATTACCAGAGCACCCTGCCCAAAGCAGAGACACCCAGAGAACCAGAGCAGGGAGAGGCCGCCAGGTCAGAATTCCAGCCAATGATTGCAACAGACACAGAACTACTACGGCAACAGAGACGCTACAATTCGCCCCGGGTCCTGCTGAGTGACAGCACCCCTTTGGAGCCCCCTCCTTTATATCTAATGGAGGATTATGTGGGCAACCCGGTGGTAACCAATAGAACGTCACCACGGAGGAAACGCTACGCAGAGCATAAGAGTCACCGAGGAGAGTACTCAGTGTGTGACAGTGAGAGCCTGTGGGTGACCGACAAGTCCTCAGCCATTGACATTCGGGGACACCAGGTCACAGTGCTGGGGGAGATAAAAACCGGCAACTCCCCCgtgaaacaatatttttatgaaaCGAGATGTAAAGAAGCCAGGCCAGTCAAAAACGGTTGCAGGGGGATTGATGACAAACACTGGAACTCTCAGTGCAAAACGTCGCAAACCTACGTCCGAGCACTGACTTCAGAAAACAACAAACTCGTAGGCTGGCGCTGGATACGAATCGacacttcctgtgtgtgtgccttgtcGAGAAAAATCGGAAGAACATGA